In Fibrobacter sp., one DNA window encodes the following:
- the rpsJ gene encoding 30S ribosomal protein S10: MAGERIRIRLKSFDHRMIDRSAQDIVNTAKQTGARIAGPIPLPTKVQKYTVLRSPHIDKTSREQFESRTHKRLIDIIDATPQTVDSLMKLDLPAGVEVDIKV; encoded by the coding sequence ATGGCTGGTGAACGCATTCGTATTCGCTTGAAGAGCTTCGATCATCGTATGATCGACCGCTCTGCTCAAGACATTGTGAATACAGCTAAGCAGACGGGCGCCCGTATCGCGGGCCCCATTCCCCTCCCGACGAAAGTCCAGAAATATACGGTGCTCCGCTCTCCGCATATTGACAAGACTTCTCGTGAACAGTTTGAATCCAGGACTCACAAGCGTCTCATCGACATCATCGATGCTACTCCTCAAACTGTAGATTCCCTCATGAAACTTGACTTGCCGGCTGGTGTCGAGGTCGATATTAAGGTCTAA
- the tuf gene encoding elongation factor Tu (EF-Tu; promotes GTP-dependent binding of aminoacyl-tRNA to the A-site of ribosomes during protein biosynthesis; when the tRNA anticodon matches the mRNA codon, GTP hydrolysis results; the inactive EF-Tu-GDP leaves the ribosome and release of GDP is promoted by elongation factor Ts; many prokaryotes have two copies of the gene encoding EF-Tu) → TIQLPEGVEMVTPGDTVTIHVNLIAPIAMEKQLRFAIREGGRTVGAGSVTEIIK, encoded by the coding sequence CACCATCCAGCTCCCTGAAGGTGTCGAGATGGTTACCCCGGGTGACACCGTTACCATCCACGTGAACCTGATCGCCCCCATCGCCATGGAAAAGCAGCTCCGCTTCGCTATCCGTGAAGGTGGCCGTACCGTTGGTGCTGGCTCCGTAACCGAAATCATCAAGTAA